The following are encoded in a window of Campylobacterota bacterium genomic DNA:
- a CDS encoding 2,3-bisphosphoglycerate-independent phosphoglycerate mutase, translating to MSKPTLLVILDGFGWRSQEYGNAIAHANMPFFSHALTYYPSTLLHASQGHVGLLEGQIGNSEVGHLTIGAGRVIASSLKHFHDFIRSGKLFEHELLTRKLQELKQTGKALHLMGLLSDAGVHSHQYHLHNLLQLAKQIGVKHVYVHAFLDGRDSPPQSAEAYLKRLEQVMNDFSCGRLASIHGRFYAMDRDNNWQRTKECFDVLVGKKQTRTTSWQNILRESYEQNIFDEFIEPVRLLDDGVINAGDGIIFFNLRPDRARQLTRPFLDPYFAEFDRDQASVAEQLAFFVTPVRYDESFKKFNNDVLFERELIADTLLDCLAAQRKTIFTIAETEKYAHVTYFFRGMREVVFENEQQVLIPSIKTKNYADQPAMSAQEITDAVLSSLARAAADFYLINYANADMVGHSGNLQATVQACQVLDQQLARLYEHAVQGLGGTLFITADHGNAEQMLDREGSCITAHTINPVPFVAIGDDLVCASQVEQPLSQPPCFGLSAVAPAILRHMDIAVPSQMTKQGIIL from the coding sequence TTTCTCATGCTCTTACCTACTATCCATCAACGTTGTTGCATGCCAGCCAAGGTCATGTGGGTTTGTTGGAAGGGCAAATTGGTAACTCCGAGGTTGGTCATCTTACCATAGGTGCTGGACGTGTTATTGCAAGTAGCCTAAAGCATTTCCATGATTTTATTCGTTCTGGCAAATTATTTGAGCATGAGTTGCTTACGCGTAAACTGCAAGAGCTTAAACAAACAGGTAAGGCGTTGCATCTTATGGGGTTGCTTTCTGATGCTGGGGTGCATAGTCACCAGTACCATTTGCATAATTTGTTGCAGCTTGCAAAACAAATTGGCGTTAAGCATGTGTATGTTCATGCATTTCTTGATGGGCGAGACAGTCCACCCCAGTCAGCGGAGGCTTATCTTAAACGTCTAGAGCAGGTTATGAATGATTTTTCATGTGGACGACTAGCTAGCATTCATGGTCGGTTTTATGCGATGGATCGTGATAACAATTGGCAGCGAACAAAAGAATGCTTTGATGTGCTTGTAGGAAAAAAACAAACACGTACAACTTCATGGCAAAATATTTTACGTGAATCATACGAACAAAATATTTTTGATGAATTTATAGAGCCAGTACGGCTGCTAGATGATGGTGTTATAAATGCCGGCGATGGCATTATCTTTTTTAACCTTAGGCCAGATCGTGCACGACAGTTAACACGACCTTTTTTAGATCCGTATTTTGCCGAATTTGATAGAGATCAAGCTTCAGTGGCAGAGCAACTAGCATTTTTTGTTACACCAGTGCGCTATGATGAATCATTTAAAAAATTTAATAATGATGTCCTGTTTGAGCGTGAGCTTATAGCAGATACGCTGCTTGATTGTTTGGCTGCCCAACGCAAAACAATATTTACTATTGCAGAAACGGAAAAATATGCACACGTGACCTATTTTTTCAGAGGTATGCGAGAGGTTGTCTTTGAAAATGAACAGCAAGTTTTGATTCCATCTATAAAAACAAAAAACTATGCTGATCAACCTGCCATGTCTGCGCAAGAAATTACTGACGCTGTTCTTAGTTCCCTTGCTCGTGCTGCTGCAGATTTCTATCTGATCAATTATGCCAATGCTGATATGGTTGGCCACTCTGGTAATTTGCAGGCAACGGTGCAGGCGTGCCAAGTTCTTGATCAGCAGCTTGCGAGGCTCTATGAGCACGCTGTACAAGGACTTGGTGGAACGTTATTTATAACAGCTGATCATGGTAATGCTGAACAGATGTTGGATCGTGAAGGAAGTTGCATAACTGCTCACACAATAAACCCCGTACCTTTTGTAGCCATTGGAGATGATCTGGTCTGCGCAAGTCAAGTAGAGCAGCCATTAAGTCAACCACCCTGTTTTGGGTTGTCTGCAGTAGCACCAGCGATCTTACGTCATATGGATATAGCTGTTCCGTCGCAAATGACTAAACAAGGTATTATTTTATAA